GTTCGAGGTCGACATCGGGGAACAGGATGTTGGCCGACTTGCCGCCGAGTTCCTGATGCACGCGCTTGACCGTATCGGCGGCGGCCTTGGCGACCAGGATGCCGGCCCGCGTCGAGCCGGTGAAGGACATCATGTCGACGTCCGGGTGGCTGGCCAGGGCCTGGCCGACGGTCGGGCCATCGCCGTTGACGAGATTGAAGACGCCCTTCGGCACGCCGGCCTCATCGATGATCTCGGCGAAGATGATCGCGTCGAGCGGGGCGATCTCGGACGGTTTCAGAACCATGGTGCAGCCGGCGGCGAGAGCCGGGCCGACCTTGCAGGTGATCTGGTTGAGCGGCCAGTTCCACGGCGTGATCAGTCCGACGACGCCGATCGGCTCCTTGACGATCAGCGACGAGCCCTTCACGTGGCGGAACTGGAAAGTCTTCAGCACCTCCGCCATCTTCTCCAGATGCGCCTGGCCGACGCCCACCTGGCTGTCCAGCGCCATCTGGCGCGGCGCCCCCATCTCGCGCGAGACAGCGAGCGCAAGGTCCTTGCTGCGCTTCTTGTAGACGTCGATGACGCGGTTGAGGATGTCGAGGCGCTCACCGACTTCGGTGAAGCCGAAAGTGGCGAAAGCGCGCTTGGCGGCCGCGACCGCCTTGTCGACATCGGCTTTGGTGCCCAGCGAGATCTGCGCGAAGACGTCCTCGTTCGACGGATCGATGACGTCGAAATTGTTCGGCACCACAGGATCGACCCAGGCGCCGTCGATATAGAACTGCAGATTGTGTGACATGCTTCGCTCCCTGTGGGCCGGCGGGCTTCAATCGTGGCGAGGTGATCGTCGTATATCGTCGGAGACAACGATGCGGCGACCGCCCTGTCAAACGCAAGCGGAGGCGATTGAGCCAGTGCGCTGAATTCCCGATGCATACCGCCCAAAAATGCGCTGCGGTTTCGAGAAAACGACATGCATAAAAGACAGTCCTGACAATCCGATCGCGGATCCAATCGTTCGATTAAATCGATCATTATAACTCGAATTATTCGTTGGAAAGATTAGTTCTGGAATGGCATTTCCCCGGCGAGCACGCCCGGAGAATTCGATTGTCTTTCCTGCCCGCCACCGCGAACGATCTTCCAAATGGCTTGAATTCGGCCAATTCTGGAAGCTCCGCCCCTATCTATGCCGGCATCGTGCCGGGAATCGTGCTCGCGGCGATGATCACCAGCGTCGCCTATTCGGCGCGCAATCTCTCCGGCCTCGCGCTGTTCAGCCCGATGATCCTCGCCGTCGTCGCCGGCATGGTCTATTCCAACGTTATCGGCACGCCCGCCCATGCCAAGGCAGGCATCGCTTTCGCGCAGCGCCGGCTGCTGCGTTTCGCCATCGTGCTGCTGGGCTTCCAGCTCACGCTCGGCCAGGTGGCGGGCATCGGCCTCGGCGGCGTCGGCATCGTCGCCGCCACGCTCGGCGCGACCTTCTTGTTCACCGTCGCGCTCGGCCGGCTGATCGGCGTCGACGCCAAGCTGGCGCAACTGATCGCGGCCGGCACCTCGATCTGCGGCGCCTCGGCGATCGTCGCCACCAACATCGTCGCCGATGCGCGGGACGAGGATGTGACCTACGCCGTCGCCGCAATCACGCTGTTCGGCACCGTCGCCATGCTCGGCTTTCCGCTGCTGGCGCCCTTGTTCGGCCTCGACCAGCACGCATTCGGCCTGTGGGCCGGCGCCTCGATCCATGAGGTGGCGCAGGTGATCGGCGCCGGTTTCCAGAACGGAACGCAGGCCGGCGAAACGGCAACCGTCGCCAAGCTGACGCGCGTCGCCATGCTGGCGCCGATGGTGATCGCGCTCGGCCTGATGGCGCGCCGCGGCAGCACTGAGGTTTCCGCGAAGCCGCCGATGCCGTGGTTCGTCGTTGCCTTCGTCGCGGTCGTGGCGCTGAACAGCCTGGTAGCTATCCCCGCGCAGGTTCATTCGGCGATCGCCTTGGCCGCGCAAGTCCTGCTGACCATGGGGCTCGCCGCCATGGGCCTCCAGGCCGACATCTCGCAGTTGCGCTCGCGCGGCCTGCGCCCGCTGATGCTGGCCTTCTCGGCCTTCCTGTTCATCTCGGTGTTCAGCTTGACGCTGGTGAAGCTCGTCTAGTCACCAAAGGAGCTGGCGGCGACATAGATCGCGGCGAGCTTCTCGATGCCGGCCTGGTCGTCCTTGTCGAAGCGGCCGGGCAGCGGGCTGTCGAGGTCGAGCACCCCGAACACGCCGTCGGCGTCGCGCAGCAGCACAACCAGTTCCGAACGCGAGTCGGCATCGCAGGCGATGTGGCCGGGAAAATCGTGCACGTCCTTGATCAGCATCGACATGCCGAGATCGACCGCCGTGCCGCAGACGCCTTTGCCGACCTTGATGCGCACGCAGGCGGGCTTGCCCTGGAAGGGGCCGAGCACCAGCTCTTCGTCGGACTGTAGGAAATAGAAACCCGCCCAGTTGAGGCCGGGTACCATCTGATAGATCAGCGCCGAGGTGTTGGCCGCGTTGGCGATCGAGTCGGCCTCGCCTTCCAGCAGCGCTTTCAATTGCGTGGCCAGCTCGTCGTAGAAGGCCGGCTTGTTGCTCGTGTCGATAGCCGTTGCCGCGAACATCCTGGTCGTTTCTCCGTTGCAAGGGCGCTGACGCGCCCGCTACAGTCCCGCCCTCTCTGCCACCAAAGCCGCCGCCGGGGAACAGCTTATCGTGACTTCCAGCCATGCCAAGACCGCCCTGGCAAGAACGATCCGGATCGCCGCCGCCGTGATCCGGGACGACAACGGCAAGCTGCTTCTGGTGCGCAAGCGCGGCACCAACACCTTCATGCAGGCCGGCGGCAAGATCGAGCCGGGCGAGGCGCCTGCCGCCGCTCTTGCGCGCGAACTGCGGGAGGAATTGGGCATCGTCGTCGACCCGGCCGCGGCTTCGCATCTGGGCTCCTTCTCGGCGCCCGCCGCCAATGAGCCGGATGCCCGCGTCGAGGCCGAACTCTTCGAACTGGCGATCGCCGGCGAGCCGATCCCGGCGGCCGAGATCGAGGAGATGATCTGGCTGAGCCCGGAGCTCGCAAGCGGCATGGAGCTGGCGCCGCTTACCGCCGACATAGTGCTGCCGCGCTACGGCCGCCAGCCATGAGCCAGGCAAAGCCATCGCCAGGCGATGCTCCCCTCACCTTCGCCGTGCTGATCTTTCCCGGCTTTCCGATGATGGCGTTTTCCTCGGTCATCGAGCCGCTGCGCGCCGCCAACATTCTTGCCAAGCGCGACTGCTACCGCTGGGTGATCGTCGGCGCCGATGAAGGCACGGTCGAAGCTTCGAACGGCGTCGTCATCCAGCCCGGCTTCTCGGCCGCCGATGCGCCGAAGGTCGATCGCATCGTGGTGTGCTCCGGCGGCGATGCCGACCATGTCGTGGCCGACGAGGCGATGGGCTGGATCCGGAAGAGCCTGCGCGGCGGCGCGCATATCGGCGCGGTGGCGGATGCGGCGTTCTTCCTCGCCCGTGCGGGACTGCTCGACGGGCACGCCTGCACGTTGCACTGGACCAGCCAGGCCGCCTTCACCGAGGCTTTCCCGGATATCGATCTCAGGCGCGACCTCTTCGTCATCGACCGCAAGCGCTTCACCTCGGCCGGCGGCGTCGGCAGCCTCGATATGATGCTGGAGATCATCACGCGCGACTACGGCGCCGAGCTTGCGGCGGGCGTGGCGGAATGGTTCGTGCACTCGCCTTTGCGATCGAGTGTCGACCGCAAGCTGATGCCGCTCAGACTGCGCACCGGGGTGCAGAACGAGCTGGTGCTGTCGGCCATCGCCATCATGGAGGACGCGGTCGAGGAACGGCTTGGCATGGCGGAATTGGCGGAGCGTCTGGGCGTCTCGCCCGACAAGCTCGAGCGCAATTTCCGCGCCGAGCTGGGTATTTCGCCCAACGGCTATTACCGGCGGCTCAGGCTGAAACGCGCCGCCGATCTCTTGGCGCATTCGACGCTGATGGTGCGCGATGTGGCGCTGGCGTGTGGTTTTGCTTCGATGTCG
The window above is part of the Mesorhizobium sp. WSM4904 genome. Proteins encoded here:
- a CDS encoding aldehyde dehydrogenase family protein; the encoded protein is MSHNLQFYIDGAWVDPVVPNNFDVIDPSNEDVFAQISLGTKADVDKAVAAAKRAFATFGFTEVGERLDILNRVIDVYKKRSKDLALAVSREMGAPRQMALDSQVGVGQAHLEKMAEVLKTFQFRHVKGSSLIVKEPIGVVGLITPWNWPLNQITCKVGPALAAGCTMVLKPSEIAPLDAIIFAEIIDEAGVPKGVFNLVNGDGPTVGQALASHPDVDMMSFTGSTRAGILVAKAAADTVKRVHQELGGKSANILFPDVDLERAVAKGVAGCFGNSGQSCNAPTRMFVPRERHDEAAGYAKTAAEKFTVGPADAPGTKLGPVVSQLQFDKIQGLIQSGIEEGATLVTGGPGRPAELNRGYYVRPTVFANVTHDMRIAKEEIFGPVLSIMPYDTVEQAIEQANDTVFGLASYIQAKDIEKARQAAARMRSGNVYINYPTWDAGLPFGGYKQSGNGREYAEYGLEDFLEIKGIAGYEAAE
- a CDS encoding YeiH family protein — encoded protein: MITSVAYSARNLSGLALFSPMILAVVAGMVYSNVIGTPAHAKAGIAFAQRRLLRFAIVLLGFQLTLGQVAGIGLGGVGIVAATLGATFLFTVALGRLIGVDAKLAQLIAAGTSICGASAIVATNIVADARDEDVTYAVAAITLFGTVAMLGFPLLAPLFGLDQHAFGLWAGASIHEVAQVIGAGFQNGTQAGETATVAKLTRVAMLAPMVIALGLMARRGSTEVSAKPPMPWFVVAFVAVVALNSLVAIPAQVHSAIALAAQVLLTMGLAAMGLQADISQLRSRGLRPLMLAFSAFLFISVFSLTLVKLV
- a CDS encoding GAF domain-containing protein; translation: MFAATAIDTSNKPAFYDELATQLKALLEGEADSIANAANTSALIYQMVPGLNWAGFYFLQSDEELVLGPFQGKPACVRIKVGKGVCGTAVDLGMSMLIKDVHDFPGHIACDADSRSELVVLLRDADGVFGVLDLDSPLPGRFDKDDQAGIEKLAAIYVAASSFGD
- a CDS encoding NUDIX domain-containing protein, coding for MTSSHAKTALARTIRIAAAVIRDDNGKLLLVRKRGTNTFMQAGGKIEPGEAPAAALARELREELGIVVDPAAASHLGSFSAPAANEPDARVEAELFELAIAGEPIPAAEIEEMIWLSPELASGMELAPLTADIVLPRYGRQP
- a CDS encoding GlxA family transcriptional regulator; amino-acid sequence: MSQAKPSPGDAPLTFAVLIFPGFPMMAFSSVIEPLRAANILAKRDCYRWVIVGADEGTVEASNGVVIQPGFSAADAPKVDRIVVCSGGDADHVVADEAMGWIRKSLRGGAHIGAVADAAFFLARAGLLDGHACTLHWTSQAAFTEAFPDIDLRRDLFVIDRKRFTSAGGVGSLDMMLEIITRDYGAELAAGVAEWFVHSPLRSSVDRKLMPLRLRTGVQNELVLSAIAIMEDAVEERLGMAELAERLGVSPDKLERNFRAELGISPNGYYRRLRLKRAADLLAHSTLMVRDVALACGFASMSSFARAFREEHGRAPKAMRRH